In Methanocaldococcus lauensis, a single genomic region encodes these proteins:
- a CDS encoding molybdenum cofactor guanylyltransferase codes for MGGSIIGGIILSGGKGERIGGKKPFRIFNGKYLINYPSDVLKSLNIPYVTVFAKNSIDLDKEKEYLNKYKCIISFDLIENKGPLMGILCGMRALNAEWFIVLPCDCPYITKESIIKLISYIKISKKDNLCIVPMHENGFIEPLFALYKRNSLHILNKILMEDSNLSLRYFISYLNPFYIKVEELDKSKKIFKNINTIKELKHG; via the coding sequence TTGGGTGGGAGTATCATTGGAGGAATAATTTTGTCTGGTGGTAAGGGAGAGAGAATTGGTGGAAAAAAACCATTTAGAATTTTTAATGGAAAGTATCTTATAAATTACCCATCAGATGTTTTAAAAAGTTTAAATATTCCTTATGTTACAGTTTTTGCAAAAAATTCTATTGACTTAGATAAAGAAAAAGAATATTTAAATAAATATAAATGCATAATCTCCTTTGACTTGATTGAAAATAAAGGCCCTCTTATGGGTATTTTGTGCGGTATGAGAGCTTTAAATGCAGAGTGGTTTATTGTTTTGCCATGCGATTGTCCATATATAACGAAAGAATCTATAATAAAATTAATCTCTTATATAAAAATATCTAAAAAAGACAATTTATGCATAGTTCCAATGCATGAGAATGGTTTTATAGAGCCTCTATTTGCTTTATATAAAAGAAACTCCTTACATATTCTAAATAAGATCCTAATGGAAGATAGTAACTTATCTTTAAGATATTTTATATCTTACTTAAATCCGTTTTATATAAAGGTAGAGGAGTTAGATAAATCTAAAAAAATCTTTAAAAATATAAATACAATAAAAGAGTTGAAGCATGGTTAA
- a CDS encoding DUF2207 domain-containing protein yields the protein MDNTERLYKEGILKLKENVPQIVISLVVAGLIWLFGVLVFIPIADMLGNPYLFGLTALKPIISAIVFIALAYVFLKIVKDFGELMDGVADIIASKLAKERITDDKLKRYRRGLRALAYLIVAIIAYLFFLPIMAGMSPVIAGIVLIILVIWGVIVLINIGNIFSDEIEEGARLALAKLEKISEKKENEEVTNE from the coding sequence ATGGACAATACTGAAAGGTTATATAAAGAGGGAATATTAAAATTGAAAGAGAATGTCCCTCAGATAGTAATTAGTTTAGTCGTTGCAGGGTTAATATGGTTATTTGGAGTCCTTGTCTTTATACCAATTGCTGATATGCTTGGAAATCCATATTTATTTGGATTAACAGCTTTAAAACCAATTATTTCAGCAATTGTTTTTATAGCGTTAGCTTATGTATTTTTAAAAATAGTTAAAGATTTTGGAGAATTAATGGATGGTGTTGCTGACATAATTGCTTCAAAATTAGCAAAAGAAAGAATAACAGACGATAAGTTAAAAAGATATAGGAGAGGTTTAAGAGCATTAGCATATTTAATCGTAGCAATAATTGCTTATCTGTTCTTCTTACCAATAATGGCTGGAATGTCTCCAGTTATAGCAGGAATTGTATTGATAATATTAGTTATCTGGGGCGTAATTGTACTAATAAACATTGGAAATATCTTTTCAGATGAAATTGAAGAAGGTGCCAGATTAGCATTAGCAAAATTGGAAAAAATTAGTGAAAAAAAAGAAAATGAAGAAGTTACTAATGAATAA
- the amrS gene encoding AmmeMemoRadiSam system radical SAM enzyme, with the protein MREAMFYEKLDDNKVRCNLCPRHCIINNGKRGFCWNKQNINGILYAIGYGKVCSLAIDPIEKKPLFHFYPTTQVVSLAIGGCNFRCLHCQNWTISQFPPDEIPYREMTPEEIVEIAIKYNCPGISYTYTEPTVYYEFMYDTSVIAKEYNLFNVMITNGYIEKEPLKALPVDAMNIDIKGNADFYKKVCKATLEPVLETCKLAKKLGIHVEVTNLIVPGYNDNIDDLLFIIHFVRDELGRETPLHFSRFHPDYKLTDVPPTPIETLEMARNLAIEEGLKYVYIGNVPGHEGENTYCPNCGALLIERYIFNAKIVNLDVETKRCKVCGEKIDIIL; encoded by the coding sequence ATGAGAGAGGCTATGTTTTATGAGAAATTAGATGATAATAAAGTTAGATGCAACTTATGTCCAAGACATTGTATAATTAATAATGGAAAAAGAGGATTTTGTTGGAATAAACAAAATATAAATGGAATTTTGTATGCTATTGGTTATGGGAAAGTTTGTTCTTTGGCAATAGACCCGATAGAAAAAAAGCCATTATTCCATTTCTATCCAACAACTCAAGTGGTTTCTTTAGCTATTGGAGGCTGTAATTTTAGATGCTTACACTGTCAAAATTGGACAATTTCCCAATTTCCACCTGATGAAATTCCTTATAGAGAAATGACACCAGAAGAAATAGTTGAGATTGCTATAAAATACAACTGTCCAGGAATTTCTTATACATATACGGAGCCAACAGTTTATTATGAATTTATGTATGACACTTCAGTTATAGCAAAAGAATATAACTTATTCAATGTCATGATTACCAACGGATACATAGAGAAAGAACCATTAAAGGCTTTGCCAGTAGATGCTATGAACATAGATATTAAAGGAAATGCTGATTTTTATAAAAAAGTTTGTAAGGCAACATTAGAACCAGTATTAGAAACCTGCAAATTAGCAAAAAAATTAGGAATACATGTAGAAGTAACGAATTTAATAGTTCCAGGTTATAATGACAATATAGACGATTTATTATTTATAATACACTTTGTAAGAGATGAATTAGGAAGAGAAACTCCACTACACTTTTCAAGATTTCATCCTGATTATAAATTAACAGATGTCCCTCCAACACCAATAGAAACCTTAGAGATGGCAAGAAATTTAGCTATTGAAGAAGGATTAAAGTATGTTTATATTGGAAATGTCCCTGGGCATGAGGGAGAAAATACTTATTGCCCAAATTGTGGAGCTTTGCTAATAGAAAGATATATATTTAACGCTAAAATAGTTAATTTAGATGTAGAAACAAAAAGATGCAAAGTCTGTGGAGAAAAAATTGATATAATTTTATAA
- a CDS encoding PINc/VapC family ATPase has protein sequence MNLEERKKMETKSIDELNLIGKKVCVDTCVVIDGRITELIDRGKLKDAIIIIPEAVVSELEYQANMGREIGYRGIEELRKLIEKAREHNIKVEYVGERPTREEIFLAKSGEIDAIIRKVAKETNSILLTSDWIQYNLAKAQGIEAYFLETLEEEVELVLDKYFDDETMSVHLKEGCLPYAKKGKPGEVKLVPIGDKELTKEEMEDIIDNIIKYAEQNNGFFEIQRKGATVIQLGNLRISIARPPFSEALEVTAVRPIVKASLEDYELSEKLLQRLKERAEGIFVSGPPGSGKSTFVAALAEFYRQQGKIVKTMESPRDLQVSKEITQYAPLEGDMEKTCDILLLVRPDYTIYDEVRKTRDFEIFADMRMAGVGMVGVVHASKPIDAIQRLIGRVELGVIPQVVDTVIFIKDGKIQKVYEIDFTVKVPYGMVEEDLARPVIEVKDFETGKVEYEIYTYGEQVVVMPIKEEDTKKSPIYGYAEERLEEILKKLLPRKAKPMVKVTGDNSIDLIVPEKYVGAIIGKGGKEISKLEDMLGLKISVKEKEAEEKKDMEKIYRKYEFVNELESTKIYETDKYVVVDVGEDYAGENIRIYIDGKLLTTVTVRNDGTVRINKKTKVGKEILDAMIEGKDIYVE, from the coding sequence ATGAACCTTGAAGAAAGAAAAAAAATGGAAACTAAATCGATTGATGAACTAAATCTTATAGGGAAAAAAGTTTGTGTTGATACTTGTGTGGTTATTGATGGAAGAATTACTGAATTAATTGATAGAGGTAAACTCAAAGATGCTATAATAATAATCCCTGAGGCTGTTGTTTCTGAATTAGAATATCAGGCAAATATGGGTAGAGAAATTGGATATAGAGGAATAGAAGAGTTAAGAAAGCTTATAGAAAAAGCCCGTGAGCATAATATAAAAGTTGAGTATGTTGGAGAGAGACCTACAAGAGAGGAGATATTTTTAGCAAAAAGTGGAGAAATTGATGCAATAATTAGAAAAGTGGCTAAAGAGACAAATTCTATATTATTAACAAGTGATTGGATTCAATACAACTTAGCTAAAGCCCAGGGAATTGAAGCATATTTCTTAGAAACCTTAGAGGAAGAAGTTGAACTTGTGTTAGATAAATACTTTGATGACGAAACAATGTCAGTTCATTTAAAAGAAGGTTGTCTTCCTTATGCTAAAAAAGGAAAGCCTGGAGAAGTTAAATTAGTTCCTATTGGTGATAAGGAATTAACCAAGGAAGAGATGGAAGATATTATAGATAATATCATAAAATACGCTGAACAAAACAATGGATTTTTTGAAATTCAAAGAAAAGGGGCTACTGTAATCCAATTAGGAAATTTAAGAATTTCCATAGCAAGACCTCCATTTTCTGAAGCATTGGAAGTTACTGCAGTAAGACCAATAGTTAAGGCATCATTAGAAGATTATGAACTGTCAGAAAAACTATTACAAAGATTAAAAGAAAGAGCAGAAGGAATCTTTGTCTCTGGACCTCCTGGAAGTGGAAAATCTACATTTGTAGCGGCATTGGCAGAATTTTATAGACAGCAAGGAAAAATTGTTAAAACAATGGAAAGTCCAAGAGATCTGCAAGTTAGTAAGGAGATTACTCAATATGCACCATTAGAGGGCGATATGGAAAAAACTTGCGACATCTTACTGTTAGTTAGACCAGATTATACAATCTATGATGAGGTTAGAAAAACCAGAGATTTTGAAATTTTTGCAGATATGAGAATGGCTGGAGTTGGAATGGTTGGAGTAGTTCATGCCTCAAAACCAATAGATGCTATTCAAAGATTAATTGGAAGGGTAGAACTTGGAGTTATTCCTCAAGTTGTAGATACTGTAATATTTATAAAAGATGGTAAGATTCAGAAAGTTTATGAAATTGACTTTACAGTTAAAGTTCCTTATGGAATGGTTGAGGAAGATTTAGCAAGACCAGTAATTGAAGTTAAAGATTTTGAAACTGGTAAGGTTGAATATGAGATTTACACTTACGGAGAACAAGTCGTAGTTATGCCAATTAAAGAGGAAGATACAAAGAAATCTCCAATCTATGGATATGCTGAGGAGAGATTAGAGGAAATTTTAAAAAAACTTCTACCAAGAAAAGCTAAACCAATGGTAAAGGTTACAGGAGATAACTCAATAGATTTAATTGTTCCAGAGAAATATGTTGGGGCTATAATAGGAAAAGGAGGAAAAGAAATTTCTAAGTTAGAGGATATGTTAGGTTTAAAGATTTCAGTTAAAGAAAAAGAGGCTGAAGAAAAAAAGGATATGGAAAAAATATATAGAAAGTATGAATTTGTAAATGAACTTGAATCTACAAAGATTTATGAGACAGATAAATATGTTGTTGTTGATGTTGGAGAAGATTACGCTGGAGAGAATATAAGGATATATATTGATGGAAAACTACTAACAACTGTAACTGTTAGAAATGATGGAACAGTTAGGATAAACAAAAAAACTAAAGTAGGTAAAGAAATTTTAGATGCAATGATAGAAGGAAAAGATATTTATGTTGAGTAA
- a CDS encoding chorismate pyruvate-lyase family protein yields MIIYKEISKLNKKFPLLNEEKILLGTDGSVTNILEILFEEVCKVETINQKIVNNTNYREVILKVNETPLVYAISKTPFKNIEEENLREEIKKDLLSADIPIGKIIRKHNLETRREIKYIGIAELDDRLKSLLKTKHNKLPKRTYNIIYKNKILMEITEIFAIRGKLVD; encoded by the coding sequence ATGATTATTTATAAAGAAATATCAAAACTAAATAAAAAATTTCCTTTGTTGAATGAAGAAAAAATACTCTTAGGAACTGATGGAAGTGTAACAAATATCTTAGAAATTTTATTTGAAGAAGTTTGTAAAGTAGAAACAATAAATCAAAAAATTGTCAATAATACAAATTATAGGGAGGTTATTCTTAAAGTTAATGAGACACCATTAGTTTATGCTATTTCAAAAACTCCTTTTAAAAATATTGAAGAGGAAAATCTTAGAGAAGAAATAAAAAAAGATTTATTGTCAGCAGATATTCCAATAGGAAAAATTATAAGAAAACACAACTTAGAAACAAGGAGGGAGATTAAATACATAGGCATTGCAGAGCTTGACGATAGATTAAAATCACTACTAAAAACCAAACATAATAAATTACCAAAAAGAACATATAATATAATATACAAAAATAAAATATTGATGGAAATCACTGAAATATTTGCTATTAGAGGAAAATTAGTAGATTAA
- a CDS encoding LamG domain-containing protein produces MKISFKIVFLTIILCLLTFIYGDVENYGDYSKLIFNGGDKNNSKLSMNGNSEFTTSFWIKPTGSQTTNYDIILNKETTYEIALTKDNKLKYAISIDKDGDGKSDSWAWITTNVQLDTNEYQHIALTYENGEVKIYKNGELVYDEKNPKFDYIWHGNTRLPDGSLVTCSNQYKNSPLYIANRPWKGYWGSNIIVSGVGIFNRSLTEDEIKKLYNGEMTLDELKKSGCIFFAPLINDTKDIINGINGKLQGSTIQLHKGEAPKNLKKMMESLYKNNNTKAPIPKAVFLISLFLISTIPLWFRK; encoded by the coding sequence ATGAAAATATCCTTTAAAATAGTATTTCTTACAATTATTCTATGCTTATTAACTTTTATTTATGGTGATGTAGAAAATTATGGTGATTATAGCAAATTAATATTTAATGGTGGAGATAAGAATAATAGCAAACTATCTATGAATGGTAATTCAGAATTTACAACATCTTTTTGGATAAAACCTACTGGTAGTCAAACTACTAATTATGATATAATACTTAACAAAGAAACTACTTATGAAATTGCACTAACTAAAGATAATAAACTAAAATATGCAATTTCAATAGATAAAGATGGAGATGGTAAATCAGATAGTTGGGCATGGATTACAACTAATGTACAGTTAGATACTAATGAGTATCAACATATTGCATTAACTTATGAGAATGGAGAAGTTAAGATATATAAGAATGGAGAATTAGTTTATGATGAAAAAAATCCTAAATTTGACTATATCTGGCATGGTAATACACGATTACCCGATGGCTCATTAGTTACTTGCTCTAATCAATATAAGAATAGTCCGTTATATATTGCTAATAGACCATGGAAAGGATATTGGGGTTCTAATATAATTGTATCAGGAGTGGGCATATTTAATAGAAGTTTAACAGAAGATGAAATTAAAAAATTGTATAATGGAGAAATGACTTTAGATGAGTTAAAAAAATCAGGATGCATATTTTTTGCTCCATTAATTAATGATACTAAAGATATAATAAATGGCATAAATGGAAAGCTACAAGGAAGTACTATTCAGTTACATAAAGGTGAAGCTCCAAAAAATCTTAAAAAAATGATGGAATCATTATACAAAAACAATAACACAAAAGCTCCAATACCTAAAGCTGTTTTTTTAATATCTTTATTTTTAATATCTACAATTCCTCTTTGGTTTAGAAAATAA
- the thsA gene encoding thermosome subunit alpha, which produces MAMAGTPIVVLPQNVKRYVGRDAQRMNILAGRIIAETVRTTLGPKGMDKMLVDELGDIVVTNDGVTILKEMSVEHPAAKMLIEVAKTQEKEVGDGTTTAVVIAGELLRKAEELLDQNIHPSVIINGYEMARNKAVEELKDIAKEVKPEDTEMLKKIAMTAITGKGAEKAREQLAEIVVDAVKAVVDEETGKVDKDLIKVEKKEGAPIEETTLIRGVVIDKERVNPQMPKKVENAKIALLNCPIEVKETETDAEIRITDPAKLMEFIEQEEKMIKDMVEKIAATGANVVFCQKGIDDLAQHYLAKKGILAVRRVKKSDMEKLAKATGARIVTKIDDLTPEDLGEAGLVEERKVAGDAMIFVEQCKHPKAVTILARGSTEHVVEEVARALDDAIGVVKCALEEGKIVAGGGATEIELAKRLRKFAETVAGREQLAVKAFADALEVIPRTLAENSGLDPIDMLVKLRAAHEKEGGEVCGLDVFEGEVVNMLERGVVEPLKVKTQAIDSATEASVMLLRIDDVIAAEKTKEEEKGGEGGDFGGDEF; this is translated from the coding sequence ATGGCAATGGCAGGAACCCCAATAGTAGTATTACCACAAAATGTTAAGAGATACGTTGGAAGAGATGCTCAAAGAATGAACATATTAGCAGGTAGAATTATCGCTGAGACTGTTAGAACAACATTAGGTCCAAAAGGAATGGACAAAATGTTAGTTGATGAATTAGGAGACATTGTTGTTACAAACGATGGAGTTACAATATTAAAAGAAATGAGTGTTGAACACCCAGCTGCTAAGATGTTAATAGAAGTTGCTAAAACACAAGAGAAAGAAGTAGGGGATGGTACAACAACAGCAGTTGTTATTGCTGGAGAGTTATTAAGAAAGGCTGAAGAGTTATTAGACCAAAACATCCACCCATCAGTCATCATCAATGGATACGAAATGGCAAGAAACAAGGCAGTTGAAGAATTAAAAGATATAGCTAAAGAGGTAAAACCTGAAGATACTGAAATGTTAAAGAAAATAGCAATGACTGCTATAACTGGTAAAGGAGCAGAAAAAGCAAGAGAACAGTTAGCTGAAATTGTTGTTGACGCTGTTAAAGCAGTTGTTGATGAAGAAACTGGAAAAGTTGATAAGGATTTAATTAAAGTTGAGAAGAAAGAAGGAGCTCCAATTGAAGAAACTACATTAATAAGAGGAGTTGTTATTGACAAAGAAAGAGTTAATCCACAAATGCCAAAGAAAGTTGAAAATGCAAAAATTGCATTATTAAACTGCCCAATTGAAGTTAAAGAGACAGAAACTGACGCAGAAATAAGAATAACTGACCCAGCTAAATTAATGGAGTTCATCGAGCAAGAAGAGAAAATGATTAAAGACATGGTTGAGAAGATTGCCGCAACTGGAGCTAACGTAGTCTTCTGTCAGAAAGGAATTGATGACTTAGCTCAGCACTACTTAGCTAAGAAGGGAATCTTAGCAGTAAGAAGAGTTAAAAAATCAGATATGGAGAAATTAGCTAAAGCAACAGGAGCAAGAATCGTTACAAAGATTGATGACTTAACACCAGAAGATTTAGGAGAAGCTGGATTAGTTGAAGAGAGAAAAGTTGCTGGAGATGCAATGATATTCGTTGAGCAGTGCAAGCATCCAAAGGCTGTAACAATCTTAGCAAGAGGTTCAACAGAGCATGTCGTTGAAGAAGTTGCAAGAGCTTTAGATGATGCAATTGGAGTAGTTAAGTGTGCATTAGAAGAAGGTAAGATTGTTGCTGGTGGAGGAGCTACTGAAATAGAATTAGCTAAGAGATTAAGAAAATTCGCTGAAACAGTTGCTGGAAGAGAACAGTTAGCAGTTAAGGCATTTGCTGATGCTTTAGAGGTCATTCCAAGAACATTAGCTGAGAACTCAGGATTAGACCCAATTGACATGCTCGTTAAGTTAAGAGCTGCTCACGAAAAAGAAGGAGGAGAAGTTTGCGGATTAGATGTCTTCGAAGGAGAAGTTGTTAACATGTTAGAAAGAGGAGTAGTTGAACCATTAAAAGTTAAGACTCAAGCAATTGACTCTGCTACTGAAGCATCAGTCATGCTCTTAAGAATTGATGATGTTATTGCCGCAGAGAAAACTAAAGAAGAGGAGAAAGGAGGAGAAGGCGGAGACTTCGGAGGTGATGAATTTTAA
- a CDS encoding M24 family metallopeptidase: MNSRIERFLKYMESENIKKAVILKKENINYFLGKYFMSFSVLVFEEQPYLYVGKLDKDYAEENFNFLEIREFKSWEEIFKGCDGVERELSISYLKYIDKEYKIISNKIKEMRMIKDKDEIELIKKAAEISDKAMNWVLNNLDDVKDLNEYELAAEIEYIMKKNGSIKPAFDSIVVSGKKTSFPHALPTKDKIEDILLIDIGAVFEGYCSDITRTFLLKDDEEMKKIYNLVYEAKKVAEEYLKEGITAKQLDSIVKEFLGDYEKLFIHSLGHGVGLEVHEEPRLSNKLKDNEDVILKEGMIITIEPGLYLKNKFGIRIEDLYLIKKNGFEKLSKAKIPEY, translated from the coding sequence ATGAATAGTAGAATTGAAAGATTCTTAAAATATATGGAAAGTGAAAATATAAAAAAGGCGGTGATATTAAAGAAGGAAAATATAAATTATTTTTTAGGAAAATATTTTATGAGTTTTTCTGTATTAGTTTTTGAAGAACAACCTTATCTATATGTTGGAAAACTTGATAAAGATTATGCTGAAGAGAATTTTAATTTTTTAGAAATTAGAGAGTTTAAAAGCTGGGAAGAAATATTTAAAGGATGTGATGGAGTTGAGAGAGAACTATCAATTAGTTATTTAAAATATATTGATAAAGAATATAAAATAATATCCAACAAAATTAAAGAGATGAGAATGATTAAAGATAAAGATGAAATAGAATTAATTAAAAAAGCCGCTGAAATTAGTGATAAGGCAATGAATTGGGTTTTAAATAATTTAGATGATGTTAAAGATTTAAATGAATATGAATTAGCGGCTGAGATAGAATATATTATGAAAAAAAATGGTTCAATAAAGCCAGCATTTGATTCTATTGTAGTCTCTGGTAAAAAGACATCTTTCCCTCATGCTTTACCTACAAAAGATAAAATAGAGGATATTTTATTAATTGACATTGGAGCTGTTTTTGAAGGATATTGTTCAGACATAACAAGAACATTTTTATTAAAAGATGATGAAGAAATGAAAAAAATCTACAACTTAGTTTATGAAGCAAAAAAAGTTGCTGAAGAATATTTAAAAGAAGGAATTACTGCTAAACAACTTGATAGTATAGTTAAAGAGTTCTTAGGAGATTATGAAAAGTTATTTATTCACTCTTTGGGACATGGTGTTGGTTTAGAGGTTCATGAGGAGCCAAGATTATCGAACAAATTAAAAGATAATGAAGATGTTATTTTAAAAGAGGGAATGATAATAACTATTGAGCCAGGTTTATATTTAAAAAATAAATTTGGTATAAGAATTGAGGATTTATATTTAATTAAAAAAAATGGATTTGAAAAATTAAGTAAGGCAAAAATTCCAGAATATTAA
- the mer gene encoding 5,10-methylenetetrahydromethanopterin reductase: MKFGIEFVPNEPIQKLCYYVKLAEDNGFEYCWITDHYNNRNVYMALTAIAMNTNKIKLGPGVTNPYVRNPAITASAIATLDELSGGRAVLGIGPGDKATFDTLGIEWVKPVTTLKESIEVIRKLLAGERVSFEGKVVKLAGAALAVKPIQKKVPVYVGAQGPKMLETAGMIADGVLINASNPKDFEAAIPLIKKGAEAAGRSMDEIDVAAYACMSVDKNSEKAKQAAVPVVAFIAAGSPPVVLERHGIDEEKVNKIREALKKGDFGTAFGTVDDTMLEAFSIYGTPEEVIEKCKKLAEMGVTQIVAGSPIGPNKETAIKLIGKKIIPALKE; encoded by the coding sequence ATGAAATTTGGAATAGAATTTGTTCCTAATGAACCTATACAAAAACTCTGTTACTATGTAAAGTTGGCTGAAGATAATGGATTTGAATACTGTTGGATTACAGACCACTACAACAATAGAAATGTATATATGGCTTTAACTGCTATAGCAATGAATACAAACAAAATTAAGTTAGGTCCAGGAGTTACCAACCCATATGTTAGAAACCCAGCAATTACTGCTTCAGCAATCGCTACATTAGATGAGTTATCTGGAGGTAGAGCTGTTTTAGGTATTGGTCCAGGGGACAAAGCAACATTTGACACATTGGGTATTGAGTGGGTTAAGCCTGTTACAACATTAAAAGAAAGTATAGAAGTTATTAGAAAATTATTAGCAGGAGAGAGAGTCTCTTTTGAAGGAAAAGTCGTTAAATTGGCAGGAGCTGCATTAGCAGTTAAGCCTATTCAAAAGAAAGTCCCTGTCTATGTGGGGGCTCAAGGACCTAAAATGTTAGAGACTGCTGGTATGATTGCAGATGGTGTTTTAATTAACGCATCAAATCCAAAAGACTTTGAAGCGGCAATTCCATTAATTAAGAAAGGAGCTGAAGCTGCTGGAAGAAGTATGGATGAAATTGATGTTGCCGCTTATGCATGTATGTCAGTAGATAAAAACTCAGAAAAAGCTAAACAAGCAGCTGTTCCTGTCGTTGCATTCATTGCTGCAGGTTCTCCACCAGTAGTTTTAGAGAGACATGGTATTGATGAAGAAAAAGTTAATAAAATTAGAGAGGCATTGAAAAAAGGAGACTTTGGAACAGCCTTTGGAACTGTTGATGACACTATGTTAGAGGCATTCTCAATTTACGGAACACCAGAAGAAGTTATTGAAAAATGTAAGAAATTAGCAGAAATGGGAGTAACTCAAATAGTTGCTGGATCACCAATTGGACCAAACAAAGAAACAGCAATTAAATTAATAGGTAAGAAGATAATCCCAGCATTAAAAGAGTAA